DNA sequence from the Armigeres subalbatus isolate Guangzhou_Male chromosome 1, GZ_Asu_2, whole genome shotgun sequence genome:
TCGAAGCATGGAACTACTGGACAACCCCTGCAGTTGAACAGTAACTACTTCAAGCTACTGAAACGGATCGAGTGGACGTTGTACCAATATCGGGTGGACTTCTCGCCGCAATGTGCCAGCATTCGACTCATGCAGGGGCTGATCAATGAGCACAAGAAGGTATTCGGGGGTTTCTTGTTCGATGGTACTCAATTATTTATGGTCCACAAGCTACGAAGTGATCAACTGACATTGCAATCTAGACATGATCGTACAGGAGATGTTTATCAACTTCGCATTGTTCACACGGGTTCGGTTGATATGACCAACGAAGCCGGTATCCAGGTGCTGAATTTGATCCTCCGTCGTGCCATGGCTGGTTTGGATCTTCAGCTAGTCGGACGTAATTTGTTTGACGCAGCTGCTAAAATCGCGGTACGAGAGTACCAGATCGAACTTTGGCCCGGTTACATTACCAGTATCCGCCAGCACGAGCAGGACATTCTTGTCTGTTGTGAAATCGCTCACAAAACTATGCGAATGCAAACCTGCTACGATATCTTGCGAGATTGTCAGAAGCATGATCGCAACTACAAGGAAGCGTTCAAGCGCGCAGTGTTGGGTGTCGTTGTGCTGACTGGTTACAACAACAAGACCTACACCATTCATGATGTTACGTTCGAAACTACTCCGGAGAGTACATTCGATACCAAGTCTGGTAAAACATCATTCATTGAGTACTACAAACAAAAGTACAACATTCGCATCAGAGATCCTCATCAGCCGATGTTGCTTTCACGTGCCAAGAAACGTGAAATTCGGGCTGGAGGCAGTGAGCTTATGGCTCTCGTTCCAGAACTATGCCAAATGACGGGGTTGACCGATCAAATGAGAACTGATTTCAGGTATGTATTGTCAGTGctcagaggaacttcttgaTTATAATCCTTTGAATATTTTACTTCTTACAGAATGATGCGTGCAATGGCTGATCACACTCGTCTGAACCCAGATCGACGAATCGAACGTTTGGAAACATTTAACCGTCGGTTGCAAACATCACCGGAAAGTACGGAAGTCTTCAAGACTTGGCAAATGGAGCTTGATCGGCGACTGATCGATGTCCCTGGACGACTGTTGCCGCAGGAAATGATCTTCTTCTCAACCACGGCTAAGTATGTGTGAACTTATGAGAAAACTAGATCACGTTAAACTAATcttaatattttgtttctttcCACAGTGGAGTACAATCGGGTGAGATGGCTGACTGGACGGCTCATTTCCGTAACAACCCCATGTTTGCCACGGTGCGACTTACTCGCTGGTACCTGATTGTACCGAATCGAGCTTCTCGTGAAGCCAACGACTTCTTGGGATGCATGATCCAAGCCGCACGTGGTATGCGATTCGAAATTAGTAACTGCGAAATCGTCACCATTGCGGATGACAACCCTGGCACCTACGTACGGACCCTGGATAATCTGCTGAACAAAGATCCTCAGCTGGTGATGTGCGTGGTGACCAACAATAAGGCCGATCGGTACACTGCCATAAAGAAGAAATGTTGCATCGATAGGTCCATTCCGGCGCAGGTCATGGTTCAGAAGACAATCACACCGAAGGGAGGTAATGTTAGAACACTCATGTCCGTCGCCACTAAGGTGGTCATCCAGATGAATTGCAAACTTGGTGGTGTCCCCTGGAAGGTTAAAATCCCATTGAACGGTCTAATGACAATTGGATTCGACGTTTGTCATGA
Encoded proteins:
- the LOC134222671 gene encoding protein aubergine-like; this encodes MSDYYSEERSRARGYTESGSHRSEKSYSSRDESRSRDHYRESSSSSGRDRSDRYSSHGGERSRARGYTETGSFRDEHGSSGSRHGSREDGRPKDSRRDSSSMGGREKHENGKGGERRRRRGGADVLRTRALDAPSKHGTTGQPLQLNSNYFKLLKRIEWTLYQYRVDFSPQCASIRLMQGLINEHKKVFGGFLFDGTQLFMVHKLRSDQLTLQSRHDRTGDVYQLRIVHTGSVDMTNEAGIQVLNLILRRAMAGLDLQLVGRNLFDAAAKIAVREYQIELWPGYITSIRQHEQDILVCCEIAHKTMRMQTCYDILRDCQKHDRNYKEAFKRAVLGVVVLTGYNNKTYTIHDVTFETTPESTFDTKSGKTSFIEYYKQKYNIRIRDPHQPMLLSRAKKREIRAGGSELMALVPELCQMTGLTDQMRTDFRMMRAMADHTRLNPDRRIERLETFNRRLQTSPESTEVFKTWQMELDRRLIDVPGRLLPQEMIFFSTTANGVQSGEMADWTAHFRNNPMFATVRLTRWYLIVPNRASREANDFLGCMIQAARGMRFEISNCEIVTIADDNPGTYVRTLDNLLNKDPQLVMCVVTNNKADRYTAIKKKCCIDRSIPAQVMVQKTITPKGGNVRTLMSVATKVVIQMNCKLGGVPWKVKIPLNGLMTIGFDVCHDGKDRSKSYGAMVATFDHDNKGTPKFFSTVSQHTHGEEISNYLPINTVKALNEYRKEYGELPKRIIFYRDGVGEGQLNYVYEHEVKSIVEKLNHIYKSAGLEHEVMLSFFIVNKRINTRFFDHRQNPRPGTVVDDVVTLPERTDFYLVSQSVRQGTVSPTAYNVIYDTSGLKIDHLQMLSYKQCHLYYNWSGTTRVPAVCQYAHKLSFLVAQFLHQPPSNLLEKKLYFL